In one window of Nocardia brasiliensis DNA:
- a CDS encoding FHA domain-containing protein FhaB/FipA, with amino-acid sequence MQGLILQLTRAGFLLLLWLFVWAVLRTLRSDIYAASGIRIQPRAARGSAVLPSFSRGQKGAKFLVVTQGSLAGTRISLGTQPVLIGRADDSTLVLTDDYASTRHARLSPRGDDWYVEDLGSTNGTYLDRAKVTTAVRVPLGTPVRVGKTVIELRS; translated from the coding sequence GTGCAGGGACTGATCCTGCAACTGACCCGTGCGGGGTTCCTACTGCTGTTGTGGTTGTTCGTGTGGGCGGTGCTGCGCACCTTGCGCAGCGACATCTACGCGGCATCCGGCATTCGGATCCAGCCCAGGGCCGCACGCGGTTCCGCGGTGCTGCCCTCCTTCAGCCGGGGCCAGAAGGGCGCCAAATTTCTTGTGGTGACTCAAGGTTCACTCGCCGGCACCCGCATCTCGCTAGGCACCCAACCGGTGCTGATCGGGCGTGCGGACGATTCCACGCTGGTGCTCACCGATGACTACGCTTCGACCAGACATGCGCGACTGTCTCCCCGCGGCGACGATTGGTACGTCGAAGATCTCGGTTCGACGAACGGCACCTATCTCGATCGCGCGAAAGTCACCACTGCCGTGCGGGTTCCGCT
- a CDS encoding DUF3662 and FHA domain-containing protein yields MGIVSRFERRLQGAVGDVFARVFGGNVVPQEVEAALQQEAADHVQELGGGHLLAPNSYVITINSSDHQQLDADHDLTTRAFAKHLQDYIREQGWQTYGEVHVAFEASPTLHTGQFRASGRVDPDIGRRATPAHSPEPPPQRPENPQPGAGPMTQNSGYDPSREPAESDPRNRGYAPPPAGRGGPQNGAYREDYGRGGAPYGSADYQAPDAQQGYGDYQNGYDYQQGGQAYGQPGYQEPGYGQQQGYADRAYGQPGYQEPGYGQPGYQEPGYGQQGYQEPGYGQPGYGQQGYGDQAYADPAYGQQGQGYAQPGYGQQGYAEPGYGDQAYAEPAAYGQDDQGGYGQAYSQQPGYGQQPGYAAAPAYGAAPQAGSGYSATLQLDDGSGRTYQLREGSNIIGRGQDAHFRLPDTGVSRRHIEVRWDGATAMLSDLGSTNGTLVNGSPVQDWQLADGDVIRAGHSEILIRIV; encoded by the coding sequence ATGGGCATCGTTTCACGGTTCGAGCGTCGCCTGCAGGGTGCCGTCGGTGATGTGTTCGCTCGGGTGTTCGGCGGCAATGTCGTGCCACAGGAGGTGGAGGCGGCCCTGCAACAGGAGGCGGCCGATCATGTCCAGGAGCTCGGCGGCGGACATCTGTTGGCGCCCAACAGCTATGTGATCACCATCAATTCCTCAGATCATCAGCAACTGGATGCCGATCACGACCTCACGACCCGCGCGTTCGCCAAGCATCTGCAGGATTACATCCGCGAGCAAGGGTGGCAGACCTACGGCGAAGTACACGTGGCTTTCGAGGCATCACCTACGCTGCACACCGGACAGTTCAGGGCAAGCGGCCGGGTCGACCCGGACATCGGTCGCCGAGCTACACCAGCTCACAGCCCCGAACCCCCGCCACAACGACCTGAAAACCCGCAACCAGGAGCTGGCCCCATGACGCAGAACTCAGGCTACGACCCGAGCCGTGAGCCCGCGGAGTCCGATCCACGCAACCGCGGGTACGCCCCACCGCCTGCCGGTCGCGGCGGTCCGCAGAACGGCGCGTACCGCGAGGATTACGGTCGTGGCGGGGCACCCTATGGTTCGGCCGACTATCAGGCGCCGGACGCGCAGCAGGGGTATGGCGACTACCAGAACGGCTACGACTACCAGCAGGGCGGTCAGGCCTACGGTCAGCCGGGCTATCAGGAGCCGGGCTACGGCCAGCAGCAGGGCTATGCCGATCGCGCCTACGGCCAGCCGGGTTACCAGGAGCCGGGTTACGGCCAGCCGGGTTACCAGGAGCCCGGCTACGGCCAACAGGGCTACCAGGAACCCGGTTACGGTCAGCCGGGTTACGGCCAGCAAGGCTATGGCGATCAGGCCTACGCCGATCCGGCCTACGGCCAGCAAGGTCAGGGCTACGCCCAGCCGGGTTACGGCCAGCAGGGCTACGCCGAGCCGGGTTACGGCGATCAGGCTTACGCGGAGCCGGCCGCCTACGGTCAGGATGACCAGGGCGGTTACGGCCAGGCGTACTCGCAGCAGCCGGGCTACGGCCAGCAGCCGGGCTACGCGGCCGCGCCGGCGTACGGCGCCGCGCCGCAGGCCGGTTCGGGCTACTCCGCGACCCTGCAGCTCGACGACGGCAGCGGCCGCACGTACCAGCTACGGGAGGGCAGCAACATCATCGGCCGCGGCCAGGACGCACACTTCCGGCTGCCCGACACTGGTGTCTCGCGCAGGCACATCGAGGTTCGCTGGGACGGCGCGACCGCGATGCTCTCGGATCTGGGATCCACCAACGGCACCCTCGTCAACGGTTCCCCCGTGCAGGACTGGCAGCTCGCCGACGGTGATGTCATCCGCGCCGGGCACTCCGAGATCCTGATCCGTATCGTCTGA
- a CDS encoding GAF domain-containing protein produces MGTEWLLIECIRETPTVMAVGRKPLPLKDIDAVLRGPRRSAARRAVAQVRETGERFEERSETKGEHIVAEPIKNVFGMVHGVRLWIGDLTEEIPAPSRSGAWDWDEEKITTLATEEMHDIYAVPRAQRLPEVARISGLRHVTTADDKSAALAASLSAELLNDMTKTFQTTWQIKRDDNVLRDINFVARGAYVGGVPFLHGITHDITPGGVDDNAVVPPLTYAEALIEGELRGNEEWPILVDLRSLTGFEWLREPMPEVAWERTGISSRDPALHPDDIPAARDIARRCRRDGHSGGTVRVRRIDGSWMSVDLTAKLVLLTRESETSAALVKLRRPPAV; encoded by the coding sequence ATGGGGACGGAGTGGTTGTTAATCGAGTGCATCAGGGAAACGCCCACGGTAATGGCGGTGGGGCGCAAACCGTTGCCACTCAAGGATATTGACGCGGTACTGCGGGGTCCGCGGCGTAGTGCGGCCCGCCGCGCGGTCGCGCAGGTACGTGAGACGGGAGAGCGGTTCGAGGAGCGCTCCGAGACCAAGGGCGAGCACATCGTCGCCGAGCCGATCAAGAACGTCTTCGGCATGGTGCACGGCGTGCGGTTGTGGATCGGTGATCTCACCGAAGAGATCCCGGCGCCCAGCCGTAGCGGTGCCTGGGATTGGGACGAGGAGAAAATCACTACGTTGGCGACTGAGGAGATGCACGACATCTACGCGGTTCCCCGTGCGCAACGGCTCCCCGAGGTCGCGCGGATAAGCGGGTTGCGCCATGTCACCACCGCTGACGACAAATCCGCGGCGTTGGCGGCCTCGCTGTCCGCGGAGCTGCTCAACGATATGACTAAGACCTTCCAGACGACATGGCAGATCAAGCGCGACGACAACGTCCTGCGCGACATCAATTTCGTGGCACGTGGGGCGTACGTGGGCGGCGTGCCGTTCCTACACGGCATTACGCACGACATCACCCCCGGCGGCGTCGACGACAACGCGGTCGTGCCGCCGCTGACCTACGCCGAGGCGCTGATCGAGGGCGAGCTGCGCGGCAACGAGGAATGGCCGATTCTGGTAGACCTGCGCTCGCTCACCGGGTTCGAGTGGTTGCGTGAGCCAATGCCCGAGGTCGCCTGGGAGCGCACCGGCATTTCGAGCCGCGACCCTGCGCTGCACCCCGACGACATACCGGCCGCCCGCGACATCGCTCGCCGGTGCCGGCGTGACGGGCATTCCGGCGGCACGGTGCGGGTCCGCCGGATCGATGGCAGTTGGATGAGTGTCGATCTGACCGCGAAACTTGTGCTCCTGACCAGAGAATCGGAGACGAGTGCGGCACTGGTGAAGTTGCGGCGACCGCCCGCAGTGTGA
- a CDS encoding tyrosine-type recombinase/integrase → MAARRTRIAPTPQGPTPTPHTSAAGITTWKVRYRIPRGGRTVATSRTFENLTRAAWFARLLVNPGPAEAEAILEAMLAAEAAGIHFVLLRDHLHSYVDGLTGIEAETRRKYRRFIDRDIVPFFGHALPVDALTPAMDAAWVVHLEQEIGNSAKTIHNKHGFLCAAMGAAARQRPTSLIAYNPCSDTTLPPVYPAALDAFNDEEYEFLEHLLAPFWRPMFEFATMSMARPGEYGALRVGDIDPDTGAVTIERAWKWANGKLKIGKPKSVRGTRTTYVPLETVGRLDLDRPLTEPLFLTPNGKEVTAVRFYQQGWAPAIARLLALRNGDRSLFTGRAGWEGESFDVLLARYGHLIERMMLKRLTPYCTRHTGISWRLQDGEPIWVVSRDAGHESIVTTDKRYGHISAAASAAAAQTVAGRLPRLRAELVDLEQARRRRMVRLGELGEVCAVAGGFEAIWMNAEGEVQSAVFADYAAAVDHVAQNEAGDRLAVAA, encoded by the coding sequence ATGGCTGCACGCCGCACCCGAATCGCCCCTACTCCACAGGGGCCGACCCCCACCCCGCACACCAGCGCCGCGGGTATCACCACTTGGAAAGTGCGCTACCGCATTCCGCGCGGCGGCCGGACCGTCGCGACCTCCCGGACGTTCGAGAACCTCACTCGCGCCGCGTGGTTCGCCCGCCTGCTGGTCAATCCCGGCCCGGCCGAGGCCGAGGCGATCCTCGAGGCGATGCTCGCCGCCGAGGCCGCGGGCATCCACTTCGTGCTACTGCGGGACCATCTGCACAGCTACGTCGACGGCCTGACCGGTATCGAGGCAGAGACCCGCCGCAAGTACCGGCGATTCATCGATCGCGACATCGTGCCGTTCTTCGGTCACGCCCTGCCCGTCGACGCGCTCACCCCGGCCATGGACGCCGCGTGGGTCGTCCACCTCGAACAAGAAATCGGCAACAGCGCCAAGACCATTCACAACAAGCACGGGTTCCTGTGCGCGGCGATGGGTGCCGCCGCGCGCCAGCGCCCGACATCGCTGATCGCCTACAACCCGTGCAGCGACACGACCTTGCCGCCGGTCTACCCGGCCGCGCTGGACGCGTTCAACGACGAGGAGTATGAGTTCCTCGAACATCTGCTCGCCCCGTTCTGGCGGCCGATGTTCGAGTTCGCCACCATGTCGATGGCCCGGCCCGGTGAGTACGGCGCGCTGCGCGTCGGCGACATCGACCCCGACACCGGCGCGGTCACCATCGAACGCGCATGGAAGTGGGCCAACGGCAAATTGAAGATCGGCAAACCGAAATCCGTGCGGGGCACCCGGACCACCTATGTGCCCCTCGAGACCGTCGGCCGCCTCGATCTGGATCGCCCGTTGACCGAGCCTCTGTTCCTCACGCCCAATGGCAAGGAAGTCACCGCGGTCCGGTTCTACCAGCAGGGCTGGGCACCAGCCATCGCGCGGTTGCTCGCGCTCCGCAACGGCGACCGGAGCCTGTTCACCGGCCGCGCCGGGTGGGAGGGCGAGTCGTTCGATGTGCTGCTCGCCCGCTACGGCCATCTCATCGAGCGCATGATGCTCAAGCGGCTCACGCCCTACTGCACCCGCCACACCGGCATCTCGTGGCGACTCCAAGACGGCGAGCCCATCTGGGTGGTGTCCCGCGACGCCGGGCACGAATCCATCGTGACCACCGATAAGCGCTATGGGCACATCTCCGCGGCGGCAAGCGCTGCCGCCGCACAGACCGTCGCAGGCCGGTTGCCCCGGCTACGCGCTGAGCTCGTCGACCTCGAGCAGGCGCGCCGCCGCCGCATGGTCCGTCTCGGCGAACTCGGCGAGGTCTGCGCCGTCGCAGGAGGGTTCGAGGCAATCTGGATGAACGCCGAGGGGGAGGTGCAATCGGCTGTCTTCGCCGACTATGCCGCTGCCGTCGACCACGTCGCCCAGAACGAGGCAGGCGACCGGCTCGCCGTGGCCGCCTGA